In a single window of the Tellurirhabdus bombi genome:
- a CDS encoding aldo/keto reductase has translation MTAIQHTSTFKLGGQLSIRRMGYGAMQLTGSGVFGEVNDRENAKKVLQAAVAAGVNFIDTAEAYGPQFNESLIADALYPYAEGVVIATKGGFDRPGPNKWVPKGDAEFIRQNIEGSLQRLKVDTIDLWQLHRFDPNTPIEKTLEPVVAAVEAGKIRYVGLSEVSIEQIEEAEKIVPIVSVQNLYNLGNRQWEELVDYTAQREMAFIPWYPLASGPDKLKEKISHIAEKYEATTAQIALAWLLKRSENILLIPGTSSIGHLEENLKASEIELTEEEFEELSK, from the coding sequence ATGACTGCCATTCAACACACATCGACCTTTAAGTTAGGAGGTCAGCTTTCCATCCGCCGGATGGGTTACGGAGCTATGCAATTAACGGGCTCTGGCGTATTTGGCGAAGTAAATGACCGCGAAAATGCGAAGAAAGTGCTACAAGCTGCCGTGGCTGCTGGCGTTAATTTTATCGATACGGCCGAAGCGTACGGCCCACAGTTCAACGAATCGCTGATTGCGGATGCGCTCTATCCGTATGCCGAAGGGGTGGTTATTGCGACCAAAGGCGGCTTTGACCGGCCAGGACCTAACAAATGGGTGCCTAAGGGGGATGCTGAATTTATCCGCCAGAACATCGAAGGAAGTCTGCAACGCTTGAAAGTAGACACCATCGACCTGTGGCAACTCCACCGCTTCGATCCGAATACGCCGATTGAAAAAACACTGGAGCCGGTTGTTGCGGCGGTCGAGGCGGGTAAAATCCGGTACGTGGGATTATCCGAGGTGAGCATTGAGCAGATCGAAGAAGCCGAAAAAATAGTGCCGATTGTGTCCGTGCAGAACCTGTATAACCTGGGGAATCGGCAATGGGAGGAACTCGTGGACTACACGGCCCAGCGGGAAATGGCGTTTATTCCCTGGTATCCGCTGGCTTCGGGCCCCGACAAGCTGAAGGAAAAAATTAGCCACATTGCCGAAAAGTACGAAGCGACAACGGCGCAGATCGCGCTGGCCTGGTTACTAAAACGCTCCGAGAATATCTTATTAATTCCCGGAACCAGTTCGATAGGACATTTGGAAGAAAATCTGAAAGCTTCCGAAATTGAGCTAACCGAAGAAGAGTTTGAGGAACTGTCGAAATAA
- a CDS encoding DUF3098 domain-containing protein, whose amino-acid sequence MNKLPFGKSNYTLMIIGVVVILLGFFIMSLDSEEFGFGTLGLTVGPLVVMSGFILEFFAILRNPSQNTPS is encoded by the coding sequence ATGAATAAACTTCCTTTTGGTAAATCCAACTACACGCTGATGATTATCGGGGTAGTCGTTATTCTGCTGGGCTTTTTCATCATGAGCCTGGACAGCGAAGAATTTGGTTTCGGTACACTGGGTCTAACCGTCGGTCCGCTGGTGGTGATGAGTGGTTTTATTCTTGAATTCTTTGCCATTCTGCGCAATCCCAGCCAGAACACTCCTTCTTAA
- a CDS encoding outer membrane beta-barrel protein has product MKLLWIVLLLAVSSHLLAQTTNAVTGLVQDQQGKPLELATILLLKAVDSSLVKGAVSDAQGRYHFEAVAPGSYRVAVSSIGYQKAYSAIFAIETNATESHTLPPLIAKDESQQLAHVTVKGQKPFIEQQLDKTVLNVENSLVASGGSALEILEKAPGVVVDAQAERISLKGRENVLVMLDGKPTYLSPTEVLDLLRNTPSNNVETIELISNPSLRYDAAGTAGIINIRLKRNKSPQPLNGNVTAGLGYGRFPKYNAGLTLNARPGRWSLFGNYTLDQRDYWLVANIDRRLDQAVPPTLIRQDSYRPAQNQSHNVRFGADYTLGKRSTVGVLLNGLYGRGKSQGGTETKIYAANQLTASEPTTNDNHRTTDRLAANLTFRHQFDSTRRGGEGQELLVDMDYSDASFIPNDQFMTRYFDAQGREAELRYFQQLNSTAKSIIRAAKADYIYPFDKRTTFEVGWKSSFVSLSNDLRVNTGRAGSEQAIPWRVDSSRSNQFAYQENIHAAYLTGRRMWGPWTLQLGVRAEMTQTEAYSVTANTRVERSYLNVFPSIFLTRTLGEKHKFQYSFSQRIDRPIYNALNPFIRVINPYAYQQGNPYLKPQYTDAFQVGYSYKEETTISFGYNRTRDVIADINVQDDATGVTQITYANLAQLTNMSLNLSAPFRFNRWWSSRQAASIFHNRYQAEIGGTAFELGQLSTTLSSTHSFVLPYGLTAEAVASYNSPYVFSQNRIRAFGQLSIGLQKNLWKKRAVLRFNWSDLLQTQRFWGTLRFQNMDFRYATYGETRIARLTFTYNFGNRELKTNNSNRRTVSDDEQRRMGQ; this is encoded by the coding sequence ATGAAACTTTTATGGATCGTACTGTTGCTGGCCGTTTCATCGCACTTGCTGGCCCAGACTACCAACGCGGTGACCGGCCTGGTACAGGACCAGCAGGGAAAACCGCTGGAACTGGCGACTATTTTGCTACTTAAGGCGGTAGATTCAAGTCTGGTAAAAGGAGCGGTAAGTGATGCACAGGGACGTTATCATTTTGAAGCAGTTGCGCCGGGTTCGTACCGGGTAGCGGTTTCGTCAATCGGTTATCAAAAAGCCTATTCGGCGATTTTCGCAATCGAAACAAACGCTACGGAATCGCATACGCTGCCACCACTGATAGCTAAGGACGAATCGCAGCAATTAGCCCACGTCACGGTAAAAGGACAAAAACCTTTTATTGAGCAGCAGCTGGATAAAACCGTTCTAAACGTCGAAAATAGCCTTGTGGCGAGTGGCGGATCGGCCCTGGAAATTCTGGAAAAAGCCCCTGGCGTGGTCGTGGATGCGCAGGCGGAGCGGATTAGCCTGAAAGGACGGGAAAACGTGCTGGTAATGCTGGACGGGAAACCTACCTACCTGAGTCCAACGGAAGTGCTGGATTTGTTACGCAATACTCCCAGTAATAACGTCGAAACAATTGAGCTCATCAGCAATCCTTCATTGCGGTACGATGCGGCGGGAACGGCGGGGATTATCAATATTAGGCTCAAACGCAACAAATCACCCCAGCCGCTCAACGGCAACGTGACCGCCGGACTGGGCTACGGTCGTTTTCCGAAATACAACGCCGGATTGACTTTGAATGCCCGCCCAGGGCGGTGGAGTTTGTTCGGTAATTACACCCTCGACCAGCGCGACTACTGGCTGGTGGCCAACATCGACCGCCGTTTGGACCAGGCCGTTCCACCCACGTTGATCCGGCAGGATAGCTACCGCCCGGCGCAGAACCAGAGCCACAACGTTCGGTTTGGAGCTGATTATACACTCGGGAAACGAAGCACGGTAGGCGTGTTGCTCAATGGCCTGTATGGGCGAGGCAAATCACAGGGCGGTACGGAAACGAAAATTTACGCGGCCAATCAACTAACGGCTTCGGAGCCAACCACCAACGACAACCACCGAACCACGGATCGGCTGGCGGCAAACCTGACATTCCGGCACCAGTTTGATTCAACCCGCCGGGGTGGCGAAGGGCAGGAATTGCTCGTTGACATGGATTATTCGGATGCGTCATTTATACCCAATGATCAATTCATGACGCGTTATTTTGATGCTCAGGGAAGAGAAGCGGAGCTGCGTTATTTTCAACAACTCAACAGTACCGCCAAGTCAATTATTCGGGCGGCCAAGGCCGATTACATCTACCCATTTGATAAACGAACGACGTTTGAGGTCGGCTGGAAAAGCAGTTTTGTTTCCCTGAGTAATGATTTGCGGGTAAATACTGGCCGTGCCGGATCAGAGCAAGCCATTCCCTGGCGGGTGGATAGCAGCCGAAGCAACCAGTTTGCGTATCAGGAAAATATCCACGCCGCTTACTTAACGGGGCGCCGTATGTGGGGACCGTGGACGTTGCAGCTAGGCGTTCGGGCGGAAATGACGCAAACCGAGGCCTATTCAGTGACGGCCAACACCAGGGTAGAGCGTTCCTACCTGAATGTCTTTCCAAGTATTTTTCTGACGCGAACTCTGGGGGAGAAGCATAAATTCCAGTACTCGTTTAGCCAGCGCATTGATCGACCCATCTATAATGCGCTGAATCCCTTTATTCGGGTTATCAATCCGTATGCCTACCAGCAGGGAAATCCGTACCTCAAGCCGCAGTACACCGATGCTTTTCAGGTAGGGTACAGCTACAAGGAAGAAACGACGATCAGTTTTGGGTATAACCGCACCAGAGACGTTATTGCTGACATCAATGTGCAGGATGATGCAACGGGCGTAACCCAAATTACGTATGCGAATCTTGCGCAGCTAACCAACATGAGCTTAAATCTGAGCGCACCTTTCCGGTTCAATCGTTGGTGGAGTTCCCGCCAGGCGGCTAGTATTTTCCATAACCGCTACCAGGCTGAAATAGGCGGCACGGCTTTCGAACTAGGCCAGCTATCAACAACGCTATCGAGTACGCATTCGTTTGTGTTACCCTATGGCCTAACTGCCGAAGCGGTGGCTTCGTATAATTCGCCTTATGTTTTCAGCCAGAACCGAATCCGGGCTTTTGGGCAGTTGAGCATTGGGCTACAGAAAAATCTTTGGAAAAAGCGAGCCGTCCTGCGTTTCAACTGGAGCGATTTATTGCAGACCCAACGCTTTTGGGGAACGCTGCGGTTCCAGAACATGGACTTTCGCTACGCGACGTACGGGGAAACCCGCATCGCCCGCCTGACTTTTACGTATAATTTTGGAAACCGGGAGCTGAAGACCAACAACAGCAACCGCCGGACAGTTTCCGACGACGAGCAACGCCGAATGGGTCAGTAG
- a CDS encoding bifunctional nuclease family protein — protein sequence MEKIKLEILGLSPSQSQSGSFALVLGEEYGNRRLPIIIGMFEAQAIAIEIEKIVPNRPMTHDLFKSFAEKFGFTVREIVISDLREGIFFARIVCTDGTRETVVDARPSDAIAIGIRFSVPIYTYEAILSEAGITASAADEVDDPEELVSQSIRSTRSLSEQLKDMTHDELQKMLDEALAKEEYEKAAKIRDEMSRRN from the coding sequence GTGGAGAAGATCAAATTAGAAATATTAGGTTTATCACCCAGTCAGTCGCAATCGGGTTCGTTTGCGTTAGTATTAGGGGAAGAATATGGTAACCGCCGGTTGCCCATCATCATCGGCATGTTTGAAGCGCAAGCGATTGCCATCGAAATTGAAAAAATAGTGCCCAATAGGCCGATGACGCACGACTTGTTTAAGTCGTTTGCTGAAAAATTTGGTTTCACCGTGCGGGAAATCGTTATTTCAGACCTGCGTGAAGGCATTTTCTTCGCGCGCATTGTCTGCACCGATGGAACGCGTGAAACCGTGGTTGACGCCCGGCCTTCAGATGCCATCGCCATTGGCATTCGATTTAGCGTTCCAATTTATACGTACGAAGCCATTCTTTCGGAAGCCGGAATTACCGCCAGTGCTGCTGATGAAGTGGATGACCCGGAAGAATTGGTTTCGCAGTCGATTCGCTCAACCCGCTCGTTGTCGGAACAGTTGAAAGACATGACCCACGACGAATTGCAGAAAATGCTGGACGAAGCGCTGGCTAAAGAAGAATACGAAAAAGCTGCCAAAATTCGGGACGAGATGAGCCGCCGGAATTAA
- a CDS encoding Gfo/Idh/MocA family protein codes for MSSSRRTFIKTLSSAAALVTGQSMAKPFVPQPFSIIRDLKKISPNDKIRIATIGMGIQGNYDTQAALRNPDVELVAVADLYAGRLERAKIAFNNPGLFVTRDFREILARPDVDAVLVVTPDHWHDHITIAALKAGKHVYCEKPMVQHLNEGKAVIDAWKKSGKTMQVGSQRISSAAFQEAKRLVQAGDIGQINYIESNSDRFNAIGAWNYSVPPDATPQTVDWDRFLGDAPKRPFDPIRFFRWRNFKDYGTGVAGDLFVHLITGVHFVTNTLGPTRIYSSGNLAYWKEHRDVPDIMTSIMDYPKTDQHEAFQMVLRVNFANAGKISNVTRIIGNEGTVEFSENNLILTKKKLPIAPGYGNYDSFFTFTEPVQQEFVRQYDAKYPPETRTAEPVKEVRFEAPKDDDAHAKHFGDFFTNVRNGSQGTIEDPVFGFRAAAPVLACNESYFENKVVHWDPVTMTQKGPATTAPAKKKTPTKKPTTTKKPIAAVSKK; via the coding sequence ATGTCTTCTTCCCGCCGCACATTTATTAAAACGCTGTCGTCGGCAGCCGCCTTGGTGACAGGCCAGAGCATGGCTAAACCTTTTGTTCCCCAGCCTTTTTCCATTATTCGTGATCTAAAAAAAATTAGTCCAAACGACAAAATTCGGATTGCTACCATTGGCATGGGTATCCAGGGAAACTACGATACGCAGGCCGCCCTCCGCAATCCGGATGTTGAACTGGTGGCGGTCGCTGATTTATACGCCGGGCGACTTGAGCGGGCTAAAATAGCTTTTAATAATCCGGGACTATTCGTCACCCGCGATTTTCGCGAGATTCTGGCCCGCCCAGACGTTGACGCCGTGCTGGTTGTCACGCCCGACCACTGGCACGATCACATCACCATTGCGGCCCTAAAAGCCGGTAAGCACGTTTACTGCGAAAAGCCAATGGTGCAGCACCTGAACGAAGGAAAAGCGGTGATTGATGCCTGGAAAAAGTCGGGTAAAACCATGCAGGTGGGTAGCCAGCGGATCAGTAGCGCAGCCTTTCAGGAGGCCAAGCGACTGGTACAGGCCGGTGATATTGGGCAGATTAATTATATCGAGTCCAACAGTGATCGATTCAACGCCATTGGTGCCTGGAACTACTCCGTCCCACCCGATGCTACCCCCCAAACCGTTGATTGGGACCGTTTCCTGGGCGATGCACCCAAGCGGCCTTTCGATCCCATCCGTTTTTTCCGCTGGCGGAACTTCAAGGATTATGGCACGGGCGTAGCTGGTGACTTGTTTGTTCACCTGATTACGGGCGTTCACTTCGTCACTAACACGCTGGGACCCACCCGAATTTATTCGTCAGGCAACCTGGCCTATTGGAAAGAGCACCGCGATGTTCCGGATATCATGACCAGCATCATGGATTACCCAAAAACCGACCAGCACGAAGCGTTCCAGATGGTGCTGCGGGTGAACTTTGCCAATGCAGGAAAAATCAGCAATGTCACCCGGATTATCGGGAATGAAGGAACCGTGGAGTTTTCGGAGAATAACCTGATCCTGACCAAGAAAAAATTACCGATTGCGCCTGGTTACGGCAATTACGACAGCTTCTTTACCTTTACAGAGCCCGTACAGCAGGAGTTTGTCCGGCAATATGACGCTAAATATCCGCCTGAAACCCGCACGGCAGAACCCGTCAAAGAAGTGCGCTTTGAAGCTCCGAAGGACGATGATGCGCACGCCAAACACTTCGGCGACTTCTTCACCAACGTCCGAAATGGCAGCCAGGGAACCATTGAAGATCCGGTGTTTGGCTTCCGCGCCGCTGCGCCGGTACTCGCCTGCAACGAAAGTTATTTCGAAAACAAGGTGGTGCATTGGGACCCGGTTACAATGACCCAAAAAGGTCCGGCAACAACCGCCCCGGCGAAAAAGAAGACGCCGACGAAAAAGCCAACGACCACTAAAAAACCAATCGCCGCAGTTTCCAAAAAATAA
- a CDS encoding serine hydrolase domain-containing protein — protein MHKFVPTLYFSLLTGFVFAQTRPAPASQVTVSKPAVAPAAAPAARGTLVEAPPQTVGFSPDRLQRIDRFLQEYADRKQIPGAVALIARRGQIVYYKGIGLDDAQANKPLKRDAIFRIASQTKAITSVAIMMLYEEGKLLLDDPISRYIPEFRTTKVLGRFNPKDTTFTTVPAKAQISIRHLLTHTSGIGYPIPGIGSREALSIYAKYRVPNGIGTPNANMAGVVKTLAQLPLLHQPGERFTYGLSTDVLGYLVEIISGQKLDQFLQSRLFEPLGMKDTYFYLPADKAERLTVLHTEDSTRAYRRMPVRGGSNPDYYKSTGTFLSGGSGLCSTAFDYAIFLQMLLNGGNYNGKQILSPSSVRMMTSNQIGGISLANYKFGLGFSLATELSAILQPASVGTFGWSGILGTNYWADPKEELVILLMTQKYPNSFSDIDEKFQSLVYQALIDPTSPPFQANR, from the coding sequence ATGCACAAATTTGTACCTACCCTTTATTTTTCCCTGCTAACAGGATTCGTTTTTGCTCAGACCAGGCCAGCACCAGCCAGCCAGGTCACGGTTTCCAAACCCGCCGTTGCTCCGGCAGCCGCCCCTGCTGCGCGCGGCACCCTCGTTGAAGCCCCGCCACAAACGGTGGGTTTTAGCCCGGACCGCCTCCAGCGCATTGACCGCTTTCTGCAGGAATACGCCGATAGAAAACAAATTCCCGGGGCGGTGGCTTTAATTGCCCGGCGTGGCCAGATTGTTTACTACAAAGGCATCGGTCTGGACGACGCTCAAGCCAACAAACCACTCAAGCGTGACGCCATCTTTCGGATTGCCTCGCAGACAAAAGCAATTACGAGTGTAGCCATCATGATGCTGTACGAAGAAGGCAAGCTGCTGCTCGACGACCCAATTTCGCGCTACATTCCCGAGTTTCGCACTACTAAAGTACTGGGCCGGTTCAACCCAAAAGATACAACGTTTACCACGGTTCCCGCCAAAGCTCAAATAAGCATTCGCCATCTATTGACGCATACTTCTGGCATCGGCTATCCGATTCCGGGAATTGGTTCGCGGGAAGCCCTGTCGATTTACGCAAAATACCGCGTTCCCAACGGCATCGGTACGCCTAACGCCAACATGGCGGGCGTTGTGAAAACACTGGCTCAGCTTCCGCTGCTCCACCAGCCCGGCGAACGCTTTACTTATGGGCTCAGCACAGACGTGTTGGGTTATCTGGTTGAAATTATCTCGGGCCAAAAACTGGATCAATTTCTGCAAAGTCGCCTTTTTGAGCCGCTGGGCATGAAAGACACCTATTTTTACCTGCCTGCCGACAAAGCCGAGCGCCTGACTGTGCTACATACCGAAGACTCCACCCGCGCTTACCGTCGGATGCCCGTGCGTGGCGGCAGCAATCCCGACTACTATAAAAGCACAGGCACCTTTCTGTCGGGCGGCTCCGGACTGTGTTCCACGGCTTTCGATTACGCCATTTTCCTGCAAATGCTCCTCAACGGCGGAAACTACAACGGCAAGCAGATTCTAAGCCCTTCTTCGGTGCGGATGATGACCAGCAACCAGATTGGAGGAATTAGTCTGGCCAATTATAAATTTGGACTCGGATTCTCGCTGGCCACCGAACTGTCAGCCATCCTGCAACCGGCCTCCGTTGGTACGTTTGGCTGGTCCGGGATTCTGGGAACCAATTACTGGGCCGATCCCAAGGAGGAACTGGTTATTCTGCTGATGACGCAGAAATACCCCAATAGCTTTAGCGATATCGACGAGAAATTTCAATCGCTGGTTTATCAGGCCTTGATCGACCCCACCTCCCCCCCTTTTCAGGCGAATCGATAA
- a CDS encoding SDR family oxidoreductase codes for MQNKIVLVTGANSGMGMATSVELARKGAEVVMLCRNEERGQEALRTARTQSGSDRIALMQCDLASLASIRAVAEKINARYPVVDVLINNAGVVNLKRQTTADGFEMMLGVNHLGHFLLTNLLLEALQKGSQGRIVNVSSDAHKVGKIHFEDPHLSHSFNVVKGYAQSKLANILFTRELAKRVAGSRVTVNSVHPGAVTTNLGISRETGFGKWVYSLLKPFFLTPAEGAKTAVYLASSPEVGQFSGRYFYKMKIATPSKKAQDDGLARRLWEWSEKEVGL; via the coding sequence ATGCAAAACAAAATTGTTCTGGTGACCGGCGCCAACTCAGGAATGGGCATGGCAACCTCCGTGGAATTGGCCCGGAAAGGGGCTGAGGTTGTGATGTTGTGCCGAAACGAAGAACGGGGGCAGGAGGCGCTGCGAACGGCCAGAACGCAAAGCGGCTCGGATCGGATAGCATTGATGCAGTGCGATTTAGCGTCATTGGCCAGCATTCGGGCGGTTGCCGAAAAAATCAATGCGCGCTATCCCGTTGTGGATGTGCTGATTAACAATGCGGGCGTTGTCAATTTGAAGCGGCAAACTACCGCTGATGGCTTCGAAATGATGTTGGGCGTGAATCATCTGGGGCATTTTCTGCTGACCAATCTGCTGCTGGAGGCGTTGCAAAAGGGGAGCCAGGGCCGAATCGTGAATGTCTCGTCGGATGCCCACAAGGTTGGAAAAATTCACTTTGAGGATCCGCATCTTTCCCACTCGTTCAACGTCGTTAAAGGCTATGCACAATCCAAGCTGGCCAATATTTTGTTCACGCGGGAGCTGGCTAAACGGGTAGCAGGTAGTCGGGTAACCGTTAACAGCGTGCATCCCGGAGCCGTAACGACCAATTTGGGAATTAGCCGGGAAACGGGGTTTGGCAAATGGGTTTATTCTCTGTTGAAGCCTTTCTTTCTAACACCCGCCGAAGGCGCTAAAACCGCTGTTTATCTGGCCAGTAGCCCGGAAGTAGGCCAGTTCAGCGGTCGATACTTTTACAAAATGAAAATTGCTACCCCCTCGAAAAAAGCGCAGGACGATGGCTTAGCCCGTAGGTTGTGGGAGTGGAGCGAAAAAGAAGTAGGACTTTAA
- a CDS encoding electron transfer flavoprotein subunit alpha/FixB family protein translates to MSVLVFVELDEGTLKASSLEAVYYGSKVAEKLNTSVTAIALGEASQDALAQAGRFGAQKVLHASNAQLNEGNTVAYASAVAEAANQEGSTVIVLAKSSLGDAMAARLAGKLKAGLAANVIDLPDLSNGFRVKRSIYTGKAFAYTELTADKKILAIKKNTLTPEESDATAPVETFQPTLNEADFGTIKVTNVEKATGDVLLPEADLVVSAGRGLKGPENWGIVEDLAQALGAATACSKPVSDLDWRPHHEHVGQTGIKVSPNLYIACGISGAIQHLAGVNSSKVIVVINKDPEAPFFKSADYGIVGDVFDVLPRLTKAVKEGV, encoded by the coding sequence ATGTCAGTCTTAGTTTTTGTAGAACTTGATGAAGGAACGCTGAAAGCTTCCTCGCTCGAAGCAGTCTATTACGGCTCTAAAGTGGCCGAAAAATTAAATACATCCGTTACGGCCATTGCGCTTGGCGAAGCCAGCCAAGATGCCCTGGCGCAAGCGGGTCGGTTTGGCGCTCAGAAGGTACTTCACGCCAGCAATGCCCAACTCAACGAAGGCAACACGGTGGCCTACGCCAGCGCCGTGGCCGAAGCGGCCAATCAGGAAGGTTCAACGGTGATCGTTCTAGCCAAATCCTCATTGGGCGACGCCATGGCCGCCCGTCTGGCCGGAAAATTGAAAGCAGGTTTAGCTGCCAATGTGATCGACTTGCCCGATCTGTCGAATGGCTTCCGGGTTAAGCGGAGCATTTACACGGGTAAAGCTTTCGCCTACACGGAGTTAACCGCCGACAAGAAAATTCTGGCGATCAAAAAAAATACGCTCACGCCCGAAGAAAGCGACGCCACGGCACCGGTCGAAACATTCCAGCCTACGCTGAACGAAGCGGATTTTGGCACCATTAAGGTGACCAACGTGGAAAAAGCCACGGGTGATGTGTTGCTGCCGGAAGCGGATCTAGTGGTTTCTGCCGGACGCGGTTTGAAAGGACCAGAAAACTGGGGCATTGTCGAAGATTTGGCCCAAGCTCTTGGCGCGGCCACGGCCTGCTCGAAGCCGGTTTCGGACCTCGACTGGCGCCCGCACCACGAACACGTGGGGCAAACCGGCATTAAGGTTAGTCCTAATCTTTACATTGCCTGTGGCATTTCAGGAGCTATTCAACATCTGGCCGGCGTAAACTCTTCTAAGGTAATTGTAGTTATCAACAAAGACCCGGAAGCACCGTTCTTTAAATCGGCGGATTACGGCATTGTCGGCGATGTTTTCGATGTGCTACCCCGATTGACAAAAGCGGTGAAAGAAGGGGTTTAA
- a CDS encoding undecaprenyl-diphosphate phosphatase, whose amino-acid sequence MSLFHAIMLAIIEGLTEFLPVSSTGHMIIYSSLAGISSNEFTKLFTVNIQFGCILSVLVLYHRRFLVEARKAENTIPFWYPVLPASLQRLTKARMGLLDFYVKILIAFLPAAVIGFLLNDLIDAMLENIVVVAISLLLGGIILVYIDRLIKTLPRDYDVTAPEALKIGFFQCIAMIPGVSRSAATIIGGMFQGLSRTQAAEFSFFLAVPTMAAATGYKLLKSYKLLQPDDIQILLIGNAVAFVVGLLAIRGFVNFLTKYGFKVFGYYRIALGLLLLGLMASGVKLDIL is encoded by the coding sequence ATGAGTCTTTTTCACGCGATTATGTTAGCCATCATCGAAGGGCTAACCGAATTTTTGCCGGTTTCTTCGACTGGCCACATGATTATTTACTCATCGCTGGCGGGCATTAGCAGCAACGAATTTACGAAGCTGTTTACGGTCAACATCCAGTTTGGCTGTATTCTTTCCGTGCTGGTTTTATACCACCGTCGCTTTCTGGTGGAGGCCCGCAAAGCCGAGAATACCATTCCCTTCTGGTATCCGGTTCTGCCCGCTTCGTTGCAACGGCTGACGAAAGCCCGCATGGGCTTGCTCGATTTTTACGTTAAAATCCTGATTGCGTTTCTTCCCGCCGCCGTCATTGGCTTTCTGCTGAATGACCTGATCGATGCGATGCTGGAAAACATCGTGGTGGTGGCCATCTCGCTGCTTCTCGGTGGAATTATTCTGGTTTACATCGACCGGCTCATCAAGACGCTCCCCCGCGACTACGATGTTACGGCCCCGGAAGCGCTAAAAATTGGTTTTTTTCAGTGTATTGCGATGATTCCGGGCGTTTCGCGTTCGGCAGCAACCATCATTGGTGGGATGTTTCAGGGCCTTTCGCGGACCCAAGCAGCGGAGTTCTCGTTCTTTCTGGCCGTTCCGACGATGGCTGCCGCAACGGGGTACAAGCTCCTGAAATCGTACAAACTGCTTCAACCGGACGATATTCAGATTTTACTGATTGGAAATGCCGTCGCATTTGTTGTGGGTCTTCTGGCCATTCGTGGCTTTGTCAACTTTCTGACAAAATACGGTTTCAAGGTGTTTGGCTATTATCGAATTGCGCTCGGCTTGCTTCTATTGGGCCTGATGGCGTCGGGGGTCAAGCTGGATATTTTGTAG
- a CDS encoding cell division protein FtsX → MASKKKVGSYPSGMILFSLTSALFLIGFCGLLALQSKRLVQYIKENNEVRVFLDKDLNESKLQTLQGKLNQKPYVLYNGSAPAITFVSKDEAAKEFIAETKENFNDFLSENPLRDSYRIKLREDYFEEAKLQGVKDDLEEVDGVFEVIYQENIVDEINRNLTKVYIVLSCFAVILLFIIVVLMNNTIRLALYSQRLLIRSMQLVGATNAFIQKPFLWRGIVQGFIAGVIAVVLIALLQQLANQNIEGWAMLQEFDKLGMLMAGLLVLGMIIGLVSTFQAVHRYLRLSLDELY, encoded by the coding sequence ATGGCATCAAAGAAGAAAGTGGGTTCGTATCCGAGTGGGATGATTCTTTTCAGCCTAACCTCGGCTTTGTTTTTGATTGGTTTTTGCGGCCTGCTGGCGCTTCAGTCGAAAAGGCTGGTGCAGTATATTAAAGAAAATAACGAAGTGCGGGTTTTCTTAGATAAAGACCTCAACGAAAGCAAGTTACAGACTTTACAGGGCAAGTTGAACCAAAAGCCTTACGTGCTTTACAATGGCTCGGCTCCGGCCATTACGTTTGTTAGCAAAGATGAAGCCGCCAAAGAATTTATTGCCGAAACCAAAGAAAACTTCAACGACTTTTTGTCTGAGAATCCGCTCCGCGATAGCTACCGGATTAAACTGCGGGAAGACTACTTTGAAGAAGCTAAATTACAGGGTGTAAAAGACGATCTGGAAGAAGTAGACGGCGTTTTTGAGGTAATTTACCAGGAAAACATCGTCGACGAGATCAACCGGAATTTGACAAAAGTATACATCGTGCTTTCGTGCTTTGCCGTTATTTTGCTGTTCATTATTGTTGTGCTCATGAACAACACCATCCGGCTGGCGCTTTATTCGCAGCGGTTGCTGATTCGGAGTATGCAGCTGGTCGGTGCGACGAATGCGTTTATTCAAAAGCCTTTTCTGTGGCGCGGCATTGTGCAGGGCTTCATTGCGGGCGTTATTGCGGTGGTTCTGATTGCCCTCTTGCAGCAACTGGCTAACCAGAATATCGAAGGTTGGGCTATGTTGCAGGAGTTCGATAAGCTGGGTATGCTCATGGCTGGCTTGCTGGTGTTGGGTATGATCATTGGTCTGGTCAGTACATTCCAGGCGGTGCATCGTTACCTGCGCCTGTCGCTGGATGAATTATATTGA